From the Malus domestica chromosome 17, GDT2T_hap1 genome, one window contains:
- the LOC114822470 gene encoding uncharacterized protein: MTDFGDWNIKISAPPSPVIEKNNDTQGQDRLAFPGNDESEHSSNHGNFLELLQFLADHNEDAKAVTLKNAPENHKLTSPDIQKDIVNACAIETIKAIIKDISTSLFSILIDESCDVSTKKQMAIVLCYVDKNGHVVERFIDIRHVTCITALSLKETTDEVFSRHKLSISRLCGQGYDGANNMQGEFNGLKALIMKESGCAYYIHCFAHQLQLALVAMAKKNIQIEYLFSMVIILVNVVGASSKRCDLLREKQSIAVIEALNSSEFTSGKGKNQETTLKRAGETSWGSHFGITNELSQALQRKDHDIVNAMKLVEFIANPIPSTKEGDESSIKGKEKTVTRKRKKTDVEKDVMEPDQRRSKTDEPPLMKPKNNSTSCTMKNCESLI, encoded by the exons ATGACTGACTTTGGAGACTGGAACATAAAAATATCAGCGCCGCCATCCCCAGTTATTGAGAAAAATAATGATACTCAGGGACAAGATa GACTTGCATTTCCTGGTAATGATGAATCTGAACATTCAAGCAACCATGGAAACTTTCTTGAGCTTCTACAATTTCTTGCCGACCATAATGAGGATGCGAAAGCCGTTACTTTGAAAAATGCTCCGGAGAATCACAAATTGACATCACCAGATATTCAAAAAGACATTGTAAATGCTTGTGCAATTGAGACCATCAAGGCTATTATTAAAGACATTAGCACTTCATTGTTCTCTATTTTGATTGATGAATCTTGCGACGTATCAACGAAGAAACAAATGGCTATTGTATTGTGCTATGTGGACAAGAATGGGCATGTCGTTGAGCGTTTTATTGACATTAGGCATGTTACTTGCATCACTGCTCTCTCACTCAAGGAAACCACTGATGAGGTATTTTCTAGGCATAAATTGAGCATCTCTAGGTTGTGTGGGCAAGGTTACGATGGGGCCAACAATATGCAAGGTGAGTTCAATGGTCTTAAAGCTCTTATTATGAAAGAAAGTGGTTGTGCCTATTATATTCATTGCTTTGCACATCAACTTCAATTAGCTCTTGTAGCTATGGCAAAGAAGAACATCCAAATTGAGTATCTTTTTAGTATGGTTATTATTTTGGTAAATGTTGTTGGAGCTTCATCGAAGCGTTGTGATCTTCTTCGAGAGAAGCAATCTATTGCAGTTATTGAAGCACTAAACAGTAGTGAgtttacaagtgggaaaggcaAAAATCAAGAAACTACTTTAAAACGTGCTGGAGAAACAAGTTGGGGTTCACACTTTG GAATAACCAATGAATtgtcacaagcattgcaaaggaAGGATCATGATATTGTAAATGCCATGAAGTTGGTGGAGTTT ATTGCTAATCCTATTCCTTCTACTAAGGAAGGAGATGAGTCTTCCATAAAAGGCAAAGAAAAGACTGttacaaggaaaagaaaaaagactgATGTTGAAAAAGATGTGATGGAACCTGATCAaagaagaagtaaaacagaTGAACCACCATTAATGAAGCCCAAGAACAATTCGACAAGTTGTACGATGAAGAATTGCGAAAGCTTGATCTAG
- the LOC103415082 gene encoding pentatricopeptide repeat-containing protein At1g52640, mitochondrial, giving the protein MSLRSLPSKPKTLHSIFHSLLSPSKPNTHRHPFSSLTHHNSPSPPSPHLVSEFSRILSDHRNPHHDLELSLNALSTQISIELVEQVLKRCKNLGLSAHRFFLWAKTIPGFRHSAESYHILIDILGSSKQYAVLWDFLVEVRESKCCDFGPEIFWLIFRVYSRANLPRDAIRALNRMVEFGIKPSVHDLDQLLYTLCKRKHVKYAHEFFDKVKSGFQLNAKTYSILMRGWGDVGDSDEARKLFDEMTERGCLVDVPAYNSYLEALCKGGKVDEAYKIFREMGSNGVEPDACTYSIFIRAYCEVDDIHSVFRVLDRMGRYNLLPNVYTYNCVIKKLCKNEKVEEAYQLLDEMIERGVMPDTWSYNAIQAYHCDHCEVNGSLRLLSRMEKDNCMPDRHTYNMVLKLLIRIGRFDRATEVWESMGKRGFYPSVSTYSVMIHGLCKKKRKLEDACKYFEIMIDEGIPPYSSTVEMLSNRIRGLGLLDHVEILASKMEQSTSCSIQELANLMRGNKAYVASRSVESDFESD; this is encoded by the coding sequence ATGTCCCTGAGATCTCTCCCctctaaacccaaaacccttcaCTCTATCTTCCACTCTCTTCTCTCACCCTCCAAACCCAACACTCACCGCCACCCCTTCTCTTCTCTCACCCACCACAACTCGCCATCTCCGCCATCACCGCACCTGGTAAGCGAGTTCTCCCGCATTCTCAGCGACCACAGGAACCCTCACCACGACTTGGAACTCTCCCTCAACGCTCTGTCTACCCAAATCTCCATAGAATTGGTTGAGCAAGTTCTGAAACGCTGCAAAAATCTCGGGCTTTCTGCACACAGGTTCTTTCTTTGGGCTAAAACAATTCCGGGTTTTCGACATAGTGCTGAAAGCTATCACATTTTGATTGACATTTTAGGAAGTAGCAAGCAATATGCTGTGTTGTGGGATTTCCTCGTAGAAGTGAGAGAGTCCAAGTGTTGTGATTTTGGCCCGGAAATTTTCTGGCTTATTTTTCGGGTTTATAGTAGAGCTAATTTGCCTCGCGACGCCATTCGAGCTTTAAATCGAATGGTTGAGTTTGGAATTAAGCCCAGTGTTCATGATCTTGATCAGCTTCTTTACACATTATGTAAAAGAAAGCATGTCAAGTATGCTCATGAATTTTTTGATAAAGTTAAGAGTGGGTTTCAGTTGAATGCGAAAACTTATAGTATTTTGATGAGAGGTTGGGGAGACGTTGGTGATTCGGATGAAGCACGTAAGCTGTTTGATGAAATGACTGAACGAGGATGTTTGGTTGATGTGCCTGCGTATAATAGTTATTTGGAGGCTTTGTGTAAAGGTGGGAAAGTTGATGAGGCGTATAAGATATTTCGGGAGATGGGGTCGAATGGAGTTGAACCGGATGCATGTACCTATTCGATTTTCATTCGTGCTTATTGTGAGGTGGATGATATTCATTCAGTTTTTAGGGTGCTTGATAGGATGGGGAGATATAATCTTTTGCCCAATGTGTATACTTACAATTGTGTTATCAAGAAATTGTGTAAGAACGAAAAGGTGGAAGAGGCTTACCAACTTTTGGATGAAATGATTGAGAGGGGTGTTATGCCGGATACGTGGAGTTACAATGCAATCCAGGCTTATCATTGTGATCACTGCGAGGTTAATGGGTCTCTCAGGCTGTTATCTAGGATGGAAAAAGACAACTGCATGCCCGATCGACATACTTACAATATGGTGCTTAAGTTGCTAATCAGGATAGGAAGATTTGATAGGGCAACTGAAGTTTGGGAGAGTATGGGGAAGAGAGGATTTTATCCTTCTGTTTCAACGTACTCTGTCATGATTCATGGCTTATGCAAGAAGAAACGTAAACTAGAGGACGCTTGTAAATACTTTGAGATAATGATCGATGAAGGTATACCGCCATACTCTTCTACTGTTGAGATGCTGAGTAACCGGATTAGGGGCTTGGGGCTCCTCGACCATGTTGAGATACTTGCAAGCAAGATGGAACAAAGCACTTCTTGCTCAATACAAGAGTTGGCAAACTTGATGAGAGGTAATAAAGCTTATGTAGCATCGAGAAGTGTAGAGAGTGACTTTGAAAGTGACTGA
- the LOC103437243 gene encoding O-fucosyltransferase 13 isoform X2 produces MRRDLCDGVGIARLLNATLVLPKFEVAAYWNESSGFADVFDVDYFIQQLNGFIKVVKELPSEIAWKEPVHVDCSKRKGQFDYIESVLPALLEHHYISITPAMSQRRDRYPQYAKVSLCQACYSALRLTKSLEKKASELLEAIPKPFLSLHLRFEPDMVAYSQCEYPYLSPSSIEAIEAARGDRKPWTGELAQIWRKRGKCPLTPNETAFILQALSIPTNTNIYLAAGDGLMEIEGLTSVYTNVVTKSSLLSGEDFKSMHGNTKAALDYYVSINSDSYIATYFGNMDKMVAAMRAFKGMYKTLFLSRRAFAEFTSQGLSGKELTEALWKAHRDDFVMGKGSALPDCFCEFKL; encoded by the exons ATGAGAAGAGAT TTATGTGATGGTGTTGGTATTGCCCGTCTTTTAAATGCAACCCTGGTTCTGCCAAAGTTTGAGGTGGCTGCTTATTGGAACGAATCTAG TGGTTTTGCAGATGTCTTTGATGTTGATTACTTCATTCAACAGTTGAATGGATTCATCAAGGTTGTCAAAGAGCTACCATCAGAGATTGCATGGAAAGAACCTGTCCATGTAGATTGTAGCAAACGAAAAGGCCAATTTGATTACATTGAAAGTGTTCTTCCAGCCCTGTTAGAGCATCATTATATTTCAATTACACCAGCAATGAGCCAAAGACGGGATAG GTATCCTCAGTATGCAAAAGTTTCACTTTGTCAAGCTTGCTACAGTGCATTACGCCTCACTAAATCCTTGGAGAAGAAGGCCTCCGAGCTTCTTGAAGCCATACCCAAACCTTTCCTCTCACTTCACCTTCGTTTCGAGCCTGATATGGTAGCTTACAGTCAATGTGAATATCCATACCTTTCTCCTTCGTCCATTGAAGCCATTGAGGCAGCCCGAGGAGATAGAAAACCATGGACTGGAGAGCTTGCCCAGATTTGGAGGAAACGAGGGAAATGTCCTCTTACGCCTAATGAGACAGCCTTCATACTCCAAGCGCTATCCATCCCAACGAACACAAATATTTATCTGGCAGCTGGGGACGGTCTGATGGAAATTGAAGGGTTAACGTCTGTATACACAAATGTAGTTACCAAGTCTAGCCTTCTTAGCGGTGAGGATTTCAAAAGCATGCATGGGAACACGAAAGCAGCTTTGGATTACTACGTGTCGATTAATAGCGATTCATATATAGCAACATATTTCGGAAATATGGATAAGATGGTTGCAGCAATGCGAGCTTTTAAGGGCATGTACAAGACGCTTTTCTTAAGCAGAAGAGCTTTTGCAGAGTTCACTTCTCAAGGTTTGAGCGGGAAGGAATTGACGGAAGCTCTATGGAAGGCCCACAGAGATGATTTTGTCATGGGGAAAGGATCTGCTTTGCCGGATTGCTTTTGTGAGTTCAAGTTATGA
- the LOC103437243 gene encoding O-fucosyltransferase 13 isoform X1 — MVAISVKPVFIVGVLTLSLVLAVLLLSSPTSPFYRTPLFLNSPMSKLDIWSVGRMVEWRPCKWWLQGHLTALPSRSNGFIRVDCYGGLNQMRRDLCDGVGIARLLNATLVLPKFEVAAYWNESSGFADVFDVDYFIQQLNGFIKVVKELPSEIAWKEPVHVDCSKRKGQFDYIESVLPALLEHHYISITPAMSQRRDRYPQYAKVSLCQACYSALRLTKSLEKKASELLEAIPKPFLSLHLRFEPDMVAYSQCEYPYLSPSSIEAIEAARGDRKPWTGELAQIWRKRGKCPLTPNETAFILQALSIPTNTNIYLAAGDGLMEIEGLTSVYTNVVTKSSLLSGEDFKSMHGNTKAALDYYVSINSDSYIATYFGNMDKMVAAMRAFKGMYKTLFLSRRAFAEFTSQGLSGKELTEALWKAHRDDFVMGKGSALPDCFCEFKL, encoded by the exons ATGGTGGCGATTTCAGTGAAGCCCGTCTTCATCGTAGGAGTCCTCACTCTTTCTCTCGTCCTCGCCGTCCTCCTCTTATCGTCCCCCACTTCCCCCTTCTACAGAACCCCTCTCTTTCTCAATTCACCCAT GAGCAAATTGGATATATGGAGTGTTGGGAGGATGGTAGAATGGAGACCTTGCAAGTGGTGGCTACAAGGACACCTCACTG CTCTGCCATCAAGGAGTAATGGATTCATTCGAGTGGATTGCTATGGGGGCCTTAATCAGATGAGAAGAGAT TTATGTGATGGTGTTGGTATTGCCCGTCTTTTAAATGCAACCCTGGTTCTGCCAAAGTTTGAGGTGGCTGCTTATTGGAACGAATCTAG TGGTTTTGCAGATGTCTTTGATGTTGATTACTTCATTCAACAGTTGAATGGATTCATCAAGGTTGTCAAAGAGCTACCATCAGAGATTGCATGGAAAGAACCTGTCCATGTAGATTGTAGCAAACGAAAAGGCCAATTTGATTACATTGAAAGTGTTCTTCCAGCCCTGTTAGAGCATCATTATATTTCAATTACACCAGCAATGAGCCAAAGACGGGATAG GTATCCTCAGTATGCAAAAGTTTCACTTTGTCAAGCTTGCTACAGTGCATTACGCCTCACTAAATCCTTGGAGAAGAAGGCCTCCGAGCTTCTTGAAGCCATACCCAAACCTTTCCTCTCACTTCACCTTCGTTTCGAGCCTGATATGGTAGCTTACAGTCAATGTGAATATCCATACCTTTCTCCTTCGTCCATTGAAGCCATTGAGGCAGCCCGAGGAGATAGAAAACCATGGACTGGAGAGCTTGCCCAGATTTGGAGGAAACGAGGGAAATGTCCTCTTACGCCTAATGAGACAGCCTTCATACTCCAAGCGCTATCCATCCCAACGAACACAAATATTTATCTGGCAGCTGGGGACGGTCTGATGGAAATTGAAGGGTTAACGTCTGTATACACAAATGTAGTTACCAAGTCTAGCCTTCTTAGCGGTGAGGATTTCAAAAGCATGCATGGGAACACGAAAGCAGCTTTGGATTACTACGTGTCGATTAATAGCGATTCATATATAGCAACATATTTCGGAAATATGGATAAGATGGTTGCAGCAATGCGAGCTTTTAAGGGCATGTACAAGACGCTTTTCTTAAGCAGAAGAGCTTTTGCAGAGTTCACTTCTCAAGGTTTGAGCGGGAAGGAATTGACGGAAGCTCTATGGAAGGCCCACAGAGATGATTTTGTCATGGGGAAAGGATCTGCTTTGCCGGATTGCTTTTGTGAGTTCAAGTTATGA